Sequence from the Salinicoccus sp. Bachu38 genome:
GCGATCTCAAGTGGCGTGAAGCAAACGAGAAGGAGCGGCTATGGGTGGTGGACCCGACGCACCCGATTGCCGACGGTCTCGGAGAATACTTCGAGCTGCCCGAGGAAGAGATGTACGGGGAGCATTTCGACATTCCTGTGCCGGATGAGCTCATCATGCTCAGCTGGTTCGAAGGTGGCGAAGTGTTCAGGAGTGCATGCACCTTCAAGAGAGGGAACGGCAAAATATTCTATTTCCGCCCGGGACACGAAACACATCCGACCTACTATGATGAGAATGTGCAGAAGGTCGTCAATAATGGTGTGAACTGGGCAGGCAGTGTACACGGCAAAAAGCACTACTATGGAAATCACGAACCATTGGAAGAGATAAAGGAGAAATAATCATGATCAAGGTTGGTATTATAGGATGCGGCAGCATCGGAGTGAAGCGGCACATTGCCGAATATAATGAGAATGAAAACGTGAAACTGGTTGCGTTCTGCGACCCGGTCATCGATCGGGCGGAGGCACAGCGGAAAATATACGGCGGAGAAGCCTACGAGGATTACAGGGACCTGCTTGCAGATGATAATGTCGAAGCCGTCAGTGTCTGTACGCCGAACTACATGCACGCAGAAATTTCAATTGCGGCGCTTGAAGCAGGCAAGCATGTATTGTGCGAGAAGCCGATGGGCATTGCGATGGATGAGATGGATCGTATGATTGCAGCGGAAAACAAATCGGACGGACAGCTGATGGTCG
This genomic interval carries:
- a CDS encoding ThuA domain-containing protein: MKVTVWNEYRHEKESEVVGKVYPEGIHGQIASFLEGHEVTTATLDEAEHGLTDEVLNNTDVLVWWGHKAHDEVSDEIAEKVRQRVWDGMGLVVLHSAHFSKPFKLLTGTSCDLKWREANEKERLWVVDPTHPIADGLGEYFELPEEEMYGEHFDIPVPDELIMLSWFEGGEVFRSACTFKRGNGKIFYFRPGHETHPTYYDENVQKVVNNGVNWAGSVHGKKHYYGNHEPLEEIKEK